The nucleotide sequence GAGAAATCAGGAAAAGAAGTCCCCCAAAAGCTAAGGTCCTATATTGCTGCATAGGGTAAAATGTTTAGTAATTCATCTATCCTGGCAAATTTATACCCATTTTCCTTAACGATGTTAATCACTTCCTTTAATATCTTCTCCGATCTTTTCCGGTTATCATGCAAAAGGATGATGCTTCCGGGTTTCAATCGTTTTTTAATCCGTTGGGCAATCTTAATGGGATCATTCAGGATGGTGTCATACGATCGTATATTCCAGCCAATTACCATATGATTTTCATTTTTTAGAGCTCTTGCAACTGCAGGATTGGTCACACCATAGGGTGGTCTGAATAAAACCGGGCTTTTTCCTGTAATTTCCCTGACGATACGATTAGTTTCCCTTATTTCACGATTCATCCGTTTGGCCGGAAATAAATCAAATAAGTGATCATGTGACCAACTATGGTTGCCAATGATATGTCCCTCGTCGTGCATGCGTCTGATCAAATCAGGATATAAGGCAGCATTTCTTCCTTTGATAAAAAATGTTGCTCTGATTTCCTTAGATTTAAGGATATCAAGTACGGCCTCCGTATATACTGGATACGGTCCGTCATCAAAAGTCAAAGAAACAACCTTCTCATCCACATGGGAACGGCAAATGGCCTTCACGTACATTCCGGAACATATCCGGGCTGAACCGGTTACCATAATAACCAGGAAAACCAACAACCAGGCTACCCCCACATACCAAAATACCTGATTCCTGAAAGCAACCAGGATACAGACGGCAAGCCCGCATAAAAAGATAATATGTAAAACCGGGTAACGGATCATCGGGATAACAGCATCAGTGTGTGATGCTGATTCATGAAGTGGTTATAAATAAGAATGTTATTGATCTCTTTCGGAATTCCTCGTTTAATTATCAGGGGTTCCGGAATGTGTTGTGTCTCCAGGATTTTAATTGCTGTCCAGAATCCAAAAGCCGAAGCGGTATGATACTCACCGCATAAATGTTTATAATAAACCTGAGCCCTGTCACTGAAAAGATTTTCGTACATCTGATCAAATACGCTGTCGTAACGCATGTCACCACTGTAACCCATCACAGTAAGATCAATATTTCCAGGTTTCATATTGTTTTCTTCCAGGAAGCTGATAATCCTGTAATTGATTGTTTCCGGACAATCTGGATTCAGGAAGGTATCAACCGCCATAAGCCTGCCGTAGTTCTTTTTCCCAGGCTCATCAGAAAGCATCACAAACACCGATCCTTCTCCTGAAATGGTACCGTTGGTCTTCTCCGATAACAGATCCAGGTTCCTGATGGGATTTTCCTTCCAATATCCAAGCCGCGAAAGAATTTTAAAATTGTTTTCCGAAGTTTCATCTATGCCACCGACCAGTATCCTGTGAGCTTCCCCTTCCTTAATAAGCAGCATGGCGTCTGTCAGGGCGCTTTCAAAAGAAAAACCCCGGTGTACATAAGTAAAATTGTAGTTGTGGCATTTCAGGTGAACGGCAATCTGAGCGCCGACCGTGTTATGCGTTGAACGGATGAATGAGGTTGGGGTGAGTAACTGCTCCCCGTTCTCAATCATAGACATCAGGAATTTCTCGGTATCCTCTACGCAACCCATACCTGTACCGGTTATTATGGCATCAGGATTTTCCATCTGAGCGTCGTTCAAACAAATTTTAGCGGATGAAAGTCCAATCCGGTTGATACGGCTCATTCTTCTGAGTTCAAGTGGAGGGATAAAATCCTTGTAATTCGGATCAACACAGGTAAGATTATTTTGGTAGTATTCTTGCACCTGGTCAAGAAAAGCCGAATTATCGAAAGTCTGCTGCGGGGTGATTGCCCCTGTCCCGGTGATGTATATCTGTTTCATACCGGCCTGGATAAAATAAGTGTCGAATTATTACCGCCAAAACCAAAGGAGTTGGTAAGTACATGGTTCACCATCCTGTTGCGGATAAGCTCCGTAACCGGGGTAAAATGAAGTTCTTCCATGGGTTTCTTGAATCCCATATTGGGGAAGATCAGGTTGTGCTGAATAGCCATCACGGAAAAAACCGTCTCAACAGCCCCGGCAGCACCAAGTGTGTGGCCAGTATATGGTTTGGTAGAGCTAACAAACGGGATCCGGTCTCCAAAAATAGTTTCAATAGCTTTCCCTTCCGATAAATCATTATTTATAGTTCCAGTACCATGGGCATTGATATAGTCAATATCCTCAGGTTTAAGATTGCTAACCGTAAGTGCCTTCCTCATGGCCATTACTGCGCCTTCTCCTTCCGGTGAAGAGGCAGTCTGATGAAAAGCATCGTTGGCATTTCCCCAACCGCTTACCTCAGCAAGGATCTTTTTCCCATTAAGACGGGCGGCCTTTTCCGACTCAAGCATCAGGAAAGCAGCACCTTCGCCCAATGTCAGTCCGTTCCTGTTTTGGTCAAAAGGCTTGCACCCTTCTCGATCAAGTATCATCAGAGTATTAAACCCGTTGATGGTAAACTTTGACATGGCATCAGCACCTCCAACCAAAGCACGATCGAGCAATCCATTCCGGATCATCCTTGCACCCAGCATAATGCTGTTTATCGAAGAAGAACACGCAGTGCTTATGGTGGTCATAAATCCTGAAAAACCAAGAAAAAAGGCTACTTTTTCGGTTGCATCCCCGCAATCGTGGGTTCCAATGTATACATTGCTGTTGTCATTATTGAGAAAATCCAGGTAATAATTCTCGCTTTTTACCATCCCGCCGACTGTTGTGGCGGATATGACCCCGTTCCGGAGCCCGTCGCCCGGATCAACACCAGCCATCTGTAAAGCCTCCTGTGCAGCAATCATAGAAAGCAAAGCTGTCCGGGTATACCCTTGCCTAGGGTCAAGACCTAATATTGCGGATAATTCCTCATCGCTGGCACGTACTTCCGCTACCGGAATGTCATCACGGTGAAGGGTATCAATATACTTTACCTTTCCTATGCCGCTTTCTTGCTGTAACAATGAGGAAAGGTTCCCGGCAAAGTTTTTCCCAATGGCAGTAATAAGCCCTAATCCTGTAATGAAAACCCTATCCGGCATTGGTTATTTTTTCCTGTGTTCGGTTATATACTCTGCCATGCTTCTGACTGAGAAAAATATCTTTTTCCCTTCCTTGGGATCCTCAATCTTTATGCCGTAATTCCTCTCCAGTAACACAATGAGTTCAAGGGCATCAATAGAATCCAGTCCAAGGCCCTCTCCAAATAATGGTGCATCGGCATCAATATCTTCCGGTTCAATATCTTCCAGGTTAAGAGCCTCAATGATCTCATTTTTCAGTTTGTTTATCAATTCTTCCATCTCATTCAGTTTAAAATAGTTCTTTTATTGAGCTGGTAACAAAAGGCATGGAAAAATCCCTGCTTCCTGAAACCGTCTCTTCCACCAACAAAAGCAATGAATCGTAAGTATTACCGTCAGCTTCAACCCACCCGGTAATACATACTTTCAGCTTTTTCATTTGAAACAGCAAACTTACATAATCCTGAATGAATTCCATAGAAAATGTTGGCTGTATGAAAATTACATTTTCCCCTTTGAATCCATTCCGTATACAAATCTCGCCTGTCATGATATTCGGCAGAGTATAAACAAAAAGTGCAGGGCTTGGGAAATAGTTTTCATCATCTTCAATGGTTGCCTGAAAACTTCTGTCAATATCTATAGAACTGGATCGGTTAGCTATCACCACACCTATTTCTTCCGGTAAATACCTATCCATAAGCTTCTTATCCATCAGAAGAATTTCAGCTGTCAGGAAGCCCAATCGTGTGAGGATATCCATTTTGTAAAACTTGGGATATCCGATATTAAACTGTTTATAAACCGATTTCAGGAAGAGGCCTGGGTTTTCTGCCTGAGGTTGGGAAAATTTCAGGATGTTGTTAACACTTACCTGATTATCCCCAATCCTGCAACTTGAGCTTATGACAATATTTTCCGGATAGTGCTCCATTGTTCAATTATCTTTCCTGAATAATACTGCGGCATTACATCCCCCAAAGCCAGATGCGGTTTTCAGGGCATGGTTTATTTGTGCTGTTTCCTGTGTTTTCGGAATTCTCAGTGGTATACTAACCCCATGGTTTTCATATCCTATTGAAGGCATCAGGATGTTTCTCCGCATGGATTCAACTGTAAGCACCGACTCGATTACTCCGGCCGCCCCCAATGTATGTCCGAAACAACCTTTGAAACTGTTAACAGGGACTGAAGACAGACCACAGCGGTCAAAAGCTTTGGCTTCCATCTCGTCGTTGTAGTCGGTAGCGGTTCCATGAGCAGAGAGAAAATCTATATTTTCCGGCAACATTCCAACCTCTTCCAGGGTTTTCCGTACTGCGTGGAATAATCCTTCTCCTGTTCTGGAGGGCCCGGAAATATGATTGGCGTCATTACTGGAAGCACCTGCAACGACCGAAATCCTGGAATTCTCTTCGATCAGTGTGGGATCGGTTGTGAGAATTATTGTTCCGCTACCCTCTCCCAAAGTCAGGCCATCTCTTGAACTATCAAACGGGCGGCATGGACCGGGACTTAATGACTGGAAGGACTGGAAACCGGCAACCACAAAGCGGGAAAGAATATCCGCACCCGTAATCACAGCATGTTTATACCTCCCGGTCTGCAATAAAATCCTGGCAGTGTTTATAGCCAGAACTCCTGATATGCAAGCATTACAGATAAGTACGGGTTCATTGGCCATGCCGAAAAAATCCCTGATCAGGAAAGCAGAGTCCCAGAGCGACAAACGTTCCTTCGGAAATTTGTCCTGGTTTCTTCGTTCAAGCAAATCTATATTGCCTTTGGTTGTGGATAAAATAAATAAGGTATCCTCCGAATCAACAGGGATATTACTTTTTTCAATTGCCAACGAAAGCGAAGTCAATGCAAGTTTCTCAAAAAGGGTGTGGTCATCTGGAGATGCTGATCGTTCAAAATGCTTATCCAGTAATGTCCTGTCGACAAGTGATAAGGGAACAGGGACCCGTGAGATATCCCCGGGCTGGTTGATACGGATACCACTTCTCTTCTCAAGGATAGAATTTACATTTTCTGCAGTAGAAAAACCAACAGAAGTGATGATATTGGAGGATTCTATAAAAACCTTTCTCATGTCGGATTTCAGGAAATTGCCCCTTTCAGCTTTTTATAAATTTGTTCCTCATCACTGGCAATACCCCTGAGGATCTCAGCAATGCCCGGATATGATCCATTTTCTCCCGACCGGTTTTTCACTATTCTGGAAGCTTCTACAGCAAATAATCTCCACTGGTCACCAACACGGGTCATGTCTTCGGATAATTTCATCAGGGTATCCTTACCTGTAATTTCCGATGCCTGTTGCAGGAAGGCTGCATAAATAAACCGGAAACCGGCACCCCCGGTACCTATTTCCTCCTGAGCGCGAATAATCTGTCCCAGATATAGAGAAGCCTTTTCAATGCCGAGTTTCTGAGGATACCTCGCAATTTTGCCGGCCATGAATCGTATCCCTTTAACACCAAACATAGGAACGGGAATAGTCAACATATCTTTACAGGTTTTCCTGATACCTTTGACAACTGCCTCCTGAAGATCGATCTTTTCGGGAAGCCTTGTTGCATAATACATATGCCCATGCGGAGCAAACAATCCCCGTGCAAATCTTACCCTTTTCAAGTCATTGTATGTCAGAAACTCAGGAGTTTCCATAATGGGATCACTAACTATATAAGAACCGTTTTCCCTCCCATAAATAACAATATTATGGGCATTGAAATGAAAACGGTAGGGCTTGGGGAAATAGGTCAGATGGTAAACCCCCACAAGTAAGCCCGCCGGGATGCCCTGTGAAATAACTTCATCGAGTTCTTTCATTGCCCTTTCGGGATCTCTGAATTTCTTTTTTTCGATGCTTATCCCAAGCTGATGGGTAACCCTCCTGAAAATAATCCCCGGAAAAGGCCGGAAGGAAGTAACTGGAATATCATTAACTTTAACAAAGGGCATGTGGGCGAAAAAAAGACCGGATCCAATACCATAAATCAGTGGCTCACTGAGGTCATACCCATAATGCCTTAACAGATTGGACGTTACCCCATTCTCACAATGTGCCGATTGCCTGTGTTCAAAATCCAGTTTCATGATTTTCTCCCCTTACGGTATATCTTAATCTGTCTGCCTAAGTTCTTCAATAGTAACATTTAATGCATCTGCATACTTTTTCAGGATTTCTGTATCCAGTTTAAGAAACCCGGATGGTTTCAGATGACGTTTTACTTTCCAACGGCTCAACCCTACATAGGAAGCCAGAAGACGAACATCCATCTGGTTTTTTTCCATATGGTAGGCGAGCGGGCTCAATCTTCCCTGATCGACAAGTTCTTTCACACGGGCTATCCTTTTATGAATGTTGTCCCAGGCTTGTTGCATCACAATGTTCTTGGGTTCCCATCCTACGCTTCCCACTGTGATGTATTTCCCATTCTCATCCAAAACATAACAAGGTTCCCGGAATTTTCCTTCCAGCATATTAGCATCATCCTGAGGTACCTCATTCTTCTTCATTCAGCTCGCTTTTAAAGCTTAGTCGTTTTTTACAAAGATCTTCATTTCACATTCTGCCAGCAATTCACCTTCCTGGGTTATCTGACCACGTATTAATGTTGCCATAAGTATTTCATTTTCAATGTTGATTCGGGTTTTTATCACAGAACCAACGGCAGGCAACTTATATATGTGAAGATTCTTTATTGAGCCTATCATTCCAAGTGGAACCTCTTTCTTCTCAATCATGTGCATAATTCCACCCCTCACTGCAAGAGTCTGGGCTATATTTTCAATCAATCCCGGTTCCCTTAAAAAACCATCTCTAACAAAGATATTATCCTCTTCGATAACAAAATTGGTTTCAGTTGAAACCTCATCAGACGCTAATACCTTTCCAACCATCACAAAAGGAGGCTTCTGGGGAATGAGAATGCTGATGTTCTTGTCTGAAACTTCCTGAATATCCATGAATCAACTGAGGTAGATTATTCAACTGTCAGCTTTGCCGATTTCTTTCCAAACTGATTGCATTTGGCGGATACTTTGATCTCATCTCCCGGTTTCAGATTTTCCAGGACAAATTCAATGGTTTCCTGTTGAACATCGGCTTGTTTTTCCGGAGTTTTCACAGCAACCTGCTCTCCGTTAACTTCTACTATGATCTCATCAATATAATGTTTTTCAACATCTTTAACCTTATGGATCACTGTCACTTCCAATACACCGGTATTCTTGTTAAGCTTTAATTCAACCTTTTTTGGAGCGGTGGCAAATACCATTATCCCTATCAGGAAGAAAGCCATTAAAAAAACTAATCTTTTCATCTCAATAATTTTTATTCAAAATATGTTAAATACACTACCAATCCTGCATGAAGCAGGGCTGAAATAAATGTAAGGATACCAAAGAGCCTGTGGATCCTGAACTTTACACGAATGACCCTTAAACCCATCAGAATGGTCAGGGTAAGTAAAACCAGGGTGAGTATCCCTAAGGGTATAACAAAAATATACAGGTCCATGTTTAAACAACTTTAAGTAATGCGTATGTATAAGAAAAACGTGCGCTTTCCGGTACCATAAGAAGGACATCCATTCCCTTTTCAAGCTTTCCGCTATTAAACAGTTCTTCAAGCATCAGGAATACCGAGGCTGATCCCACATTTCCCACTCTGGTAAGGTTGGTAAACCATTTTTCTGATGGTATTTCCAAACCAAATTTCCGCATCTCTTCATGTATCCTTGGTCTGAAGTACTCTGAAGAAAAATGCGGAAGGAAAAAATTCACATTAGCCAGATCATAACCGTGTTTATCCAATACTTCTTTAAAGAACATGGTTCCTTTGGGTACTATGTTGGATGATAGGAGTTTAACATCTTGCTTGAAGGAGAAAAGAGCCCTTTCGAGCCAATCATTCGGTTCGTAATCCAGCCAGCTCGTCATATCACCATTATCAGTCTTTTCACCTCCTGAGTACATGCAGGTTTCCAGTTCATTAGCAAAAGACTTATTCTCCATCCACTCTATCCTGAGAGAAATCCTGTTTTCTGCGGGTTTATTCTGCAGCAAAGCAGCACCAGCTCCATCCGATAACATCCATCTTAAAAAATCCTTTTCAAAAGCGATTATTGGATTCTTTTTTAGTTCCTTTAGTTTTGCCGTTTCGTTTTCGAAATTTTTAGAAAGCATAAAGGGAGATAATCTCTCGGATCCTGTGCAAACGGCATTATCTGAGCTTCCGCATTTTACCGAAAGGTAGGCAAATTTCATGGCCTGAATACCGGCGTTACAGGCCCCCGAAGAGGAAAGAATCTCAACAGGCGGGCAATTTAAAAGTCCATGTACCATGCTGGTATGGGATGGCAGCAATTGATCGGGTGATGTTGTTCCGCACGACAAAAGATCAACATCTTCGAGGTTAAAGCCATTGCCAAACAAACCCCGGATAGCTTCCACGGTAATTTCGGTATTGGAATGAGTTGGACGCCCCTGGCGGTCCAAAGCATAATATCGGACTTTTATTCCATTGTTTCTTAATACCAAACCTTTTCCTTTGGATGCTTCATTGTCGATCATCCCAAGGAAATCTTCCATGTGATCATTGGAAACACCCTCGTTGGGTAAAAATTTCGATAGTCTCGTTATGTAAACCTCATTCATCATATTCATTCCCGCTTGAGTGGGGCAAAGATATAAATTGTCCTTTATTTATTCCTCCTTTTTCGTCATGAGCTTATAGTAACGGATGTTACGTTTTATCTTCCTGAAAGCAAAGATCCAGGTCAGGTAAAAAATTAGCGAAGCTATAGGTGATACAAGATAAATCACCGTAAAGAGATAAATCCTGAATAAGCTTAACCTGAATTTGCGTGCCGGATCACCTGCTTTTCCCTTTTTCAATACAAAACGTGCCCAGGCCCCGAAAATATGGATGGCTTTTTTCTCTATGCTCATCAGATCGGGAATGATTCTTACTGCACCTTTGCTAACCAGTTCCCGTTGCATCCCTTTGTATTCACCCTGTCTCAAATAGGGAAGAATGATCTCTCCGAAGCGGTCGGATTCCCGTATGTCCTTTTCAGATACGCCTGCCGGAGGAAAGATGCCAAAACGTTCTTTCCTTGCTGTATAAATCCAGTGGACTATCGTAATAACGCTGACAAGATTCTGATGCCTGTCCTGTAATACGATGTTTCCAACATGCTTTCCCCCCAATTCCTGTATCCGGGATTTCACCTTTTCATGAGCCATGATCCACATATTCCGAACGCCAAGGAGAGTAATTACAGGCTTATCGTGAATAATTTCGCGGGCCTTATCACTCATAAGGAAAGACCAGAATGGAATGGAGGGCGATAGAAACCAGACCTGATAAGCCAGGATAACCAGATCGTATTTTTTTGTGGGATCAATCCTGAGTGGTCTGAT is from Bacteroidota bacterium and encodes:
- a CDS encoding polysaccharide deacetylase family protein, with amino-acid sequence MIRYPVLHIIFLCGLAVCILVAFRNQVFWYVGVAWLLVFLVIMVTGSARICSGMYVKAICRSHVDEKVVSLTFDDGPYPVYTEAVLDILKSKEIRATFFIKGRNAALYPDLIRRMHDEGHIIGNHSWSHDHLFDLFPAKRMNREIRETNRIVREITGKSPVLFRPPYGVTNPAVARALKNENHMVIGWNIRSYDTILNDPIKIAQRIKKRLKPGSIILLHDNRKRSEKILKEVINIVKENGYKFARIDELLNILPYAAI
- a CDS encoding beta-ketoacyl synthase chain length factor; this encodes MKQIYITGTGAITPQQTFDNSAFLDQVQEYYQNNLTCVDPNYKDFIPPLELRRMSRINRIGLSSAKICLNDAQMENPDAIITGTGMGCVEDTEKFLMSMIENGEQLLTPTSFIRSTHNTVGAQIAVHLKCHNYNFTYVHRGFSFESALTDAMLLIKEGEAHRILVGGIDETSENNFKILSRLGYWKENPIRNLDLLSEKTNGTISGEGSVFVMLSDEPGKKNYGRLMAVDTFLNPDCPETINYRIISFLEENNMKPGNIDLTVMGYSGDMRYDSVFDQMYENLFSDRAQVYYKHLCGEYHTASAFGFWTAIKILETQHIPEPLIIKRGIPKEINNILIYNHFMNQHHTLMLLSR
- a CDS encoding beta-ketoacyl-[acyl-carrier-protein] synthase family protein → MPDRVFITGLGLITAIGKNFAGNLSSLLQQESGIGKVKYIDTLHRDDIPVAEVRASDEELSAILGLDPRQGYTRTALLSMIAAQEALQMAGVDPGDGLRNGVISATTVGGMVKSENYYLDFLNNDNSNVYIGTHDCGDATEKVAFFLGFSGFMTTISTACSSSINSIMLGARMIRNGLLDRALVGGADAMSKFTINGFNTLMILDREGCKPFDQNRNGLTLGEGAAFLMLESEKAARLNGKKILAEVSGWGNANDAFHQTASSPEGEGAVMAMRKALTVSNLKPEDIDYINAHGTGTINNDLSEGKAIETIFGDRIPFVSSTKPYTGHTLGAAGAVETVFSVMAIQHNLIFPNMGFKKPMEELHFTPVTELIRNRMVNHVLTNSFGFGGNNSTLILSRPV
- a CDS encoding acyl carrier protein, whose amino-acid sequence is MEELINKLKNEIIEALNLEDIEPEDIDADAPLFGEGLGLDSIDALELIVLLERNYGIKIEDPKEGKKIFFSVRSMAEYITEHRKK
- a CDS encoding 3-oxoacyl-ACP synthase — its product is MEHYPENIVISSSCRIGDNQVSVNNILKFSQPQAENPGLFLKSVYKQFNIGYPKFYKMDILTRLGFLTAEILLMDKKLMDRYLPEEIGVVIANRSSSIDIDRSFQATIEDDENYFPSPALFVYTLPNIMTGEICIRNGFKGENVIFIQPTFSMEFIQDYVSLLFQMKKLKVCITGWVEADGNTYDSLLLLVEETVSGSRDFSMPFVTSSIKELF
- a CDS encoding beta-ketoacyl synthase, producing MRKVFIESSNIITSVGFSTAENVNSILEKRSGIRINQPGDISRVPVPLSLVDRTLLDKHFERSASPDDHTLFEKLALTSLSLAIEKSNIPVDSEDTLFILSTTKGNIDLLERRNQDKFPKERLSLWDSAFLIRDFFGMANEPVLICNACISGVLAINTARILLQTGRYKHAVITGADILSRFVVAGFQSFQSLSPGPCRPFDSSRDGLTLGEGSGTIILTTDPTLIEENSRISVVAGASSNDANHISGPSRTGEGLFHAVRKTLEEVGMLPENIDFLSAHGTATDYNDEMEAKAFDRCGLSSVPVNSFKGCFGHTLGAAGVIESVLTVESMRRNILMPSIGYENHGVSIPLRIPKTQETAQINHALKTASGFGGCNAAVLFRKDN
- a CDS encoding BtrH N-terminal domain-containing protein, with protein sequence MKLDFEHRQSAHCENGVTSNLLRHYGYDLSEPLIYGIGSGLFFAHMPFVKVNDIPVTSFRPFPGIIFRRVTHQLGISIEKKKFRDPERAMKELDEVISQGIPAGLLVGVYHLTYFPKPYRFHFNAHNIVIYGRENGSYIVSDPIMETPEFLTYNDLKRVRFARGLFAPHGHMYYATRLPEKIDLQEAVVKGIRKTCKDMLTIPVPMFGVKGIRFMAGKIARYPQKLGIEKASLYLGQIIRAQEEIGTGGAGFRFIYAAFLQQASEITGKDTLMKLSEDMTRVGDQWRLFAVEASRIVKNRSGENGSYPGIAEILRGIASDEEQIYKKLKGAIS
- a CDS encoding helix-turn-helix transcriptional regulator encodes the protein MKKNEVPQDDANMLEGKFREPCYVLDENGKYITVGSVGWEPKNIVMQQAWDNIHKRIARVKELVDQGRLSPLAYHMEKNQMDVRLLASYVGLSRWKVKRHLKPSGFLKLDTEILKKYADALNVTIEELRQTD
- a CDS encoding 3-hydroxyacyl-ACP dehydratase, translating into MDIQEVSDKNISILIPQKPPFVMVGKVLASDEVSTETNFVIEEDNIFVRDGFLREPGLIENIAQTLAVRGGIMHMIEKKEVPLGMIGSIKNLHIYKLPAVGSVIKTRINIENEILMATLIRGQITQEGELLAECEMKIFVKND
- a CDS encoding beta-ketoacyl-ACP synthase III; the protein is MNEVYITRLSKFLPNEGVSNDHMEDFLGMIDNEASKGKGLVLRNNGIKVRYYALDRQGRPTHSNTEITVEAIRGLFGNGFNLEDVDLLSCGTTSPDQLLPSHTSMVHGLLNCPPVEILSSSGACNAGIQAMKFAYLSVKCGSSDNAVCTGSERLSPFMLSKNFENETAKLKELKKNPIIAFEKDFLRWMLSDGAGAALLQNKPAENRISLRIEWMENKSFANELETCMYSGGEKTDNGDMTSWLDYEPNDWLERALFSFKQDVKLLSSNIVPKGTMFFKEVLDKHGYDLANVNFFLPHFSSEYFRPRIHEEMRKFGLEIPSEKWFTNLTRVGNVGSASVFLMLEELFNSGKLEKGMDVLLMVPESARFSYTYALLKVV
- a CDS encoding dialkylresorcinol condensing enzyme DarA — encoded protein: MKHILVIFFTQSGQLKEIADRVLSAFPEDEVKADFFPIREANPYPFPWSQESFFDAFPESVQGIPCEIRPLRIDPTKKYDLVILAYQVWFLSPSIPFWSFLMSDKAREIIHDKPVITLLGVRNMWIMAHEKVKSRIQELGGKHVGNIVLQDRHQNLVSVITIVHWIYTARKERFGIFPPAGVSEKDIRESDRFGEIILPYLRQGEYKGMQRELVSKGAVRIIPDLMSIEKKAIHIFGAWARFVLKKGKAGDPARKFRLSLFRIYLFTVIYLVSPIASLIFYLTWIFAFRKIKRNIRYYKLMTKKEE